One Grus americana isolate bGruAme1 chromosome Z, bGruAme1.mat, whole genome shotgun sequence DNA window includes the following coding sequences:
- the LOC129199763 gene encoding uncharacterized protein LOC129199763 yields the protein MDVVNKIAAMSPPANKKETQAFLGLVGFWRMHIPGYSQLVSPLYRVTRKKNYFEWGLEQQQAFEHIKQEIARAVALGPVRTGPTVQNVLYTAAGEHGLTWSLWQKTAGETQGRPLGFWSRGYRGSEAHYTRTEKEILAAYEGIRAASEVVGTEASLLLAPRLPVLHWMFKGNMPSTHHATSTTWSKWVALITQRARLGKPNHPGILEEIMDWPEGNHRKWKAAVWSPTRQVVEATEGEGESSQFAEVKAIQLALKIAEREKWPVLCLYTDSWMMANALWGWLQQWKKTNWQRRGKPIWAAALWQDITARVENMAVKVRHVDAHVPKSCATEEHQNNQQVDKAAKIEVAQVDLDWERKGELFVARWAHETSGHLGRDATYRWARDRGVDLTMEAITQVTHECEICAAIKRATRVKSPWNRGRWLGFRYGEAWQIDYIGPLCSGVKSQAIGGDNRPRNLPKSFHTPCHPGTGCLRARFTIASLKSCLPLNQDETKLHNTRNMPAVLISNINELT from the exons ATGGATGTGGTCAACAAGATAGCAGCTATGTCTCCACCAGCTAACAAGAAGGAGACACAAGCCTTCCTGGGCCTTGTGGGGttctggagaatgcatattCCAGGTTATAGTCAGCTTGTGAGCCCTCTCTATCGAGTAACCCggaaaaagaactattttgaaTGGGGccttgagcaacaacaagcctttgagCATATCAAACAGGAAATAGCTCGtgctgtagctcttgggccTGTCCGAACAGGACCAACTGTACAAAATGTACTCtacactgcagctggggagcatgGCCTTACCTGGagcctctggcagaaaacagcaggagaaacccAAGGTCGACCATTAGGGTTTTGGAGCCGGGGGTATCGAGGATCAGAAGCCCACTACACCCGAACTGAAAAAGAGATCCTAGCAGCCTATGAAGGGattcgagctgcttcagaagttgTTGGTACAGAAGCATCTCTCCTCTTGGCACCGCGATTGCCTGTGCTACActggatgttcaaaggaaaCATGCCCTCTACACATCACGCAACCAGCActacatggagtaagtgggtaGCACTAATCACGCAGCGAGCTCGACTAGGGAAACCCAATCACCCAGGAATCCTGGAAGAGAttatggactggccagaag GAAACCATCGGAagtggaaagctgctgtatggagtcccaCACGACAAGTCGTTGAGgccactgaaggagaaggtgagtcAAGTCAGTTCgcagaagtgaaagccattCAGCTAGCCCTAAAGATTGCTGAACGAGAAAAGTGGCCAGTACTCTGTCTCTATACTGACTCCTGGATGATGgcaaatgccctgtgggggtggctacagcagtggaagaagacCAATTGGCAGCGCAGGGgtaaacccatctgggctgctgcattGTGGCAGGACATCACTGCCCGAGTAGAAAACATGGCTGTgaaggtacgtcatgtagatgctcACGTACCCAAAAGCTGTGCCACtgaagaacatcaaaacaatcAACAGGTAGACAAGGCTGCCAAAATTGAAGTAGCTCAAGTGGACCTGGACTGGGAGCGTAAGGGTGAGCTATTTGTAGCTCGATGGGCCCATGAAACATCAGGACATCTAGGGAGAGATGCAACATACAGATGGgctcgtgatcgaggggtggacctGACCATGGAGGCCATCACACAAGTCACTcatgaatgtgaaatatgtGCTGCAATCAAGCGAGCGACACGAGTAAAATCTCCCTGGAATAGAGGGCGGTGGCTGGGTTTTCGATACGgtgaggcctggcagattgactATATTGGGCCACTGTGTTCGGGTGTGAAGTCCCAGGCTATAGGAGGTGATAATCGCCCTAGGAACCTGCCCAAATCCTTCCATACACCCTGCCACCCAGGGACCGGCTGCCTCAGGGCACGTTTCACTATTGCTTCACTCAAAAGTTGTCTCCCCTTAAACCAGGACGAAACCAAACTCCACAACACCCGTAATATGCCAGCAGTATTAATTAGTAATATTAATGAGCTTACATAA